In Sulfurihydrogenibium subterraneum DSM 15120, one DNA window encodes the following:
- a CDS encoding peroxiredoxin: MKNFILSILTFIGLATAGKPISEGQPAYNFSLTADDGKIVKLEDYKGKWVVLYFYPKADTPGCTTQAKEYTKLMPEFEKRGIVVFGISTDDVEDIKKFKQKHNLKVKFLSDLKGEVAKAYDVPLIFGLCSRNTIIINPVGKVEKIYRGVDPSADAKNVLNYISSKL; encoded by the coding sequence ATGAAAAACTTTATTTTGAGTATTCTAACCTTTATAGGACTTGCAACAGCAGGAAAGCCTATCTCAGAAGGTCAGCCAGCTTACAATTTCTCTCTAACAGCAGACGATGGCAAAATTGTAAAACTTGAAGATTACAAAGGTAAATGGGTAGTTTTATACTTTTATCCAAAGGCTGACACACCAGGTTGTACAACTCAGGCAAAAGAATACACAAAACTTATGCCAGAATTTGAAAAAAGAGGAATAGTAGTTTTTGGAATCAGTACAGATGACGTTGAAGATATAAAGAAGTTTAAACAAAAACATAATTTAAAAGTAAAGTTTTTATCAGACCTTAAAGGAGAAGTTGCAAAAGCTTATGACGTACCTTTAATCTTTGGACTTTGTTCAAGAAATACCATAATTATAAACCCAGTAGGTAAAGTAGAGAAAATATACAGAGGAGTTGACCCCTCAGCTGACGCTAAGAATGTTCTTAATTATATCAGTTCAAAGCTGTAA
- the groES gene encoding co-chaperone GroES: MAKLKPLYDRVVVKRVEEEVAKTPAGIIIPDTAKEKPQIGEVIAVGEGKVLENGNVLPLKVKVGDKVYFSKYAGNEVKVDGEELIILREDDILAIIEN, encoded by the coding sequence ATGGCAAAGTTAAAACCTCTTTATGACAGAGTTGTTGTTAAAAGAGTTGAGGAAGAAGTTGCAAAAACACCAGCTGGTATAATTATCCCAGATACTGCAAAAGAAAAACCTCAAATTGGAGAGGTGATTGCGGTAGGTGAGGGAAAGGTTTTAGAAAATGGTAATGTTTTACCATTAAAAGTAAAAGTTGGTGATAAAGTTTACTTTAGCAAGTATGCTGGAAACGAAGTTAAAGTTGACGGTGAAGAATTAATCATCTTAAGAGAAGATGACATTTTAGCAATTATTGAAAATTAA
- the groL gene encoding chaperonin GroEL (60 kDa chaperone family; promotes refolding of misfolded polypeptides especially under stressful conditions; forms two stacked rings of heptamers to form a barrel-shaped 14mer; ends can be capped by GroES; misfolded proteins enter the barrel where they are refolded when GroES binds) produces the protein MAAKKLVYGDEARAKLKAGVDKLANAVKVTLGPRGREVILEKKWGSPVVTKDGVSVAKEIELADPYENMAAQLVKEVASKTADVAGDGTTTATILTQAIYEEGLKAIASGANPVYVKRGIDEAVKIIIEELKKISKPVSGRKEIEQVATISANNDPEIGKIIADAMEKVGKDGVITVEESKSADTILEVTEGMQFDRGYLSPYFVTNPEKMEAVLENPYILIYEKKINNIRELLPVLEKVVQTNRPLLIIAEDVEGEALATLVVNHIKGVLKVCAVKAPGFGERRKAMLQDIAILTGGTAITEDLGIKLESVDLDMLGKADKVVVDKDNTTIIGGKGNPEDIKARIEQIKKQIETTTSEYDKEKLQERLAKLAGGVAIIKVGAATEAELKEKKDRVDDAVHATKAAVEEGIVPGGGVALYRASRALCNINEENSDKAWGIKIVRNACKVPIKQIAYNAGFEGSVIVEKIKDSENANYGFNAATGEFVDMVEAGIIDPTKVVRTALQNAASIAGTMLTAECLVAEIKEKEEKLPGAAGGGMGDMEF, from the coding sequence ATGGCAGCAAAAAAATTAGTTTATGGTGATGAAGCAAGAGCTAAGTTAAAAGCTGGTGTTGATAAATTAGCAAACGCAGTAAAAGTAACTCTTGGTCCAAGAGGTAGAGAAGTAATCTTAGAGAAAAAATGGGGTTCTCCTGTAGTAACAAAAGACGGTGTATCTGTTGCTAAGGAAATAGAGTTAGCAGACCCATACGAAAACATGGCTGCACAACTTGTTAAAGAAGTTGCATCTAAAACTGCTGACGTGGCTGGAGACGGTACAACTACTGCAACAATCTTAACTCAAGCTATCTACGAAGAAGGATTAAAAGCAATAGCTTCTGGAGCTAACCCAGTTTACGTAAAAAGAGGAATAGATGAAGCTGTTAAAATTATCATTGAAGAATTAAAGAAAATATCCAAACCAGTATCAGGAAGAAAAGAGATAGAGCAAGTTGCTACAATCTCTGCTAACAACGACCCAGAAATCGGAAAAATCATAGCTGACGCTATGGAAAAAGTTGGAAAAGATGGTGTTATAACTGTAGAAGAGTCTAAATCTGCAGATACTATTTTAGAAGTAACAGAAGGTATGCAATTTGATAGAGGGTACTTATCTCCATACTTTGTAACAAACCCAGAAAAAATGGAAGCTGTTTTAGAAAATCCATACATCTTAATTTATGAAAAGAAAATAAACAATATAAGAGAATTACTACCTGTTCTTGAAAAAGTAGTTCAAACAAATAGACCGCTCTTGATAATCGCTGAAGACGTAGAAGGTGAAGCTTTAGCTACGTTAGTAGTAAACCACATAAAAGGTGTATTAAAAGTATGTGCTGTTAAAGCTCCAGGATTTGGAGAAAGAAGAAAGGCAATGCTCCAAGACATTGCTATACTAACAGGTGGTACTGCAATCACAGAAGACCTTGGAATTAAGCTTGAGTCTGTAGACCTTGATATGCTTGGAAAAGCTGACAAAGTTGTAGTTGACAAAGATAATACTACAATAATCGGTGGAAAAGGAAACCCAGAAGACATAAAAGCAAGAATTGAACAAATCAAAAAACAAATAGAGACTACAACTTCTGAATACGACAAAGAAAAACTCCAAGAAAGACTTGCTAAATTGGCAGGTGGTGTTGCTATAATCAAAGTTGGAGCTGCTACAGAAGCAGAGCTTAAAGAGAAGAAAGACAGAGTTGACGACGCAGTACACGCTACAAAAGCTGCTGTTGAAGAAGGGATAGTTCCTGGTGGTGGTGTAGCACTCTACAGAGCATCAAGAGCACTCTGCAACATCAACGAAGAAAACTCTGACAAAGCTTGGGGTATCAAGATAGTTAGAAACGCTTGTAAAGTACCAATTAAGCAAATTGCTTACAACGCAGGATTTGAAGGTTCTGTAATAGTAGAGAAAATAAAAGACTCTGAAAACGCAAATTACGGATTTAACGCTGCTACTGGTGAGTTTGTAGATATGGTGGAAGCTGGAATAATTGACCCAACTAAAGTTGTAAGAACAGCTCTCCAAAACGCCGCTTCTATAGCTGGAACAATGTTAACAGCTGAGTGCCTTGTAGCTGAAATAAAAGAGAAAGAAGAAAAACTTCCTGGTGCAGCCGGCGGCGGAATGGGAGATATGGAATTCTAA